The window GAAATTAGAACAATGAACTTCACAGGGTGATAAATATTAGTAACTGTTGTGACTTCCATCAAGAAAGAGGGACGATATACCATTGTTCATTCCCTACCATGCACATCTTTTTCATAATTTGTTTTTGCAGTGTAAGTTTAGAATTTAAGAAATGTGTAACGGTGGTGATTTgtctgatctgatttttttatgtgttgtttttttttttttttttttacctagctTCGTTTGTACAATTTGAACAAAGGAAATGAACTTGCAGTGAAAATCCTTTCCTGCAGCATCATTCAGttggaaaaatgaaacaaaacacacacacaccaacaaaaAGCACATTAGGTTAAAAACATGTATATACTGAATGTTTTTTAAGTGGATAAGTTTGTTAAAAAATACTGCTCATTAGTCCAACTTTCTCTTTATCCCCCATTATTTGTTCCCATTCTTTGACTTTGCTGGTTTCCCTCCCTTTTCTGAATCAATGAAAATAGGCCACATCTAATAGATAAGCTAGACATTTCAATGATTACCTTTTGTTTCttggtatttattcttttttcttcctttctttctggtccaCGTGCCTTCACCCACTACGTTATAAAACCTGCTCAAATCTATTTGAACCTGCCTTTCAGAGTTTacatcttttcctccttctctacCTTCCTTACTCTGGAACATCATCATGCCATCTAGTCTTGCTTATTTAGTAGAATTAACATGATGCCATTGATGTTCTCTATCAATGTGCTGTTCTATGGATGTCTGCATGGTTATAATATCTTCAGAGAGGGACAGAAGTGTTATCACAGCCAAGGACTAAAAATGCAGATGGATGATCTTGACCTTTCCATATGTATGCACACTTCTTGTGATGCTCTTTTCTGACAGGGATGGAAAAGAAGGCCTCTGCTGAATCAGTGGCCTCACCTACCAGAAGACATGTTGTTCTGCTCTAGCAAAGATACCACATGTGGTACAGTGGCTGCAATGCTGTTGCGTTTTTAGTAGTCTACTGTAATTCTCCAGAATCCGAATTTTTTGTAGTAGACAGACTTATGAAATACATGGAGATACAATGACCACTCTTGCGTCTTTAATTATTTAAGAGTGGCACATATTTCTCCGTTTCCTCTACACATTggtaaatgatatttaaaagaacTTATCTTCTTTGCCTCTAAGGGGAGGATATAGGTCATATCAATGACTTCTACTTGGTTTTCTTGGATAGGACATTCTTAACCCATAGGCCAAGGATGAATATGGGGATTATGCCAATGACCAGTTTTGTCTATCTGGCCCACACTTTCAAAGATAATGGAAATGCCCACCAAGTGGTTTAATAAGGGAGCCTTGATGGTTCCAGGTATCTATGTCAACTCAAACTCTATGCCCAATAATACTTGGATTATTATGCACTTCTCATCTGTGCATAATTGCTAATGTAAATGGACACAGGTCCTCTTCGAAGACTGGGAAACTCATTACTGTGCATATGTCTCAAGTTGTTGTAGTCTCCTTAGCCGTGGAAACTTTTTTCTTCAGTTAGTGATCTCCAGACCTGAGATTATTAATAGCACAGGTCCAGAAACTAAGCAACAGATTGTAATTTTTAATGGACCAAAGGccatcagcctcttgatcatccatcctttatttctttccatGGTACAGATTGAGTAGTATCTAGTTGGCTGCTCATCTGTTTTCACCCTTAGGAATGTCATGTTCTATTAACCATCTTCCTAATCTCAGTCTGGTTGTATCTCTAACTTGCCACTCCTTAGGATGATTACATTTACTTAGCTTCTAAAGCCTATGAGCACCACTCAGATTGTGACTGTTAAGAGTGAAACTTGTTCTTTAACAGTCTTCCCATCATCAGCTCTGGTCTCTGATACAGTGCTCCTCTCATTATGATATTCCTTCTGTCCTTGGTAAATGTATCCTCCAGGTCTTCCTAGACAACATAATCACTTGGTGGCATTTCCTGCATGTGTGTAGCACATCTACTCCAGCATACTCACTCTTCTGAATCACTTAATCACTCTGTCTACCACTTGCCACAGTAACTCCAGCATTTGAACCTCATTGTTGGCATCACAGTTTCCATGCCTCAAGGAGGCATCTTAGGATAGTGCTGTAGATACTATCGTCCATCAGTTTAACATTTTACTGACATTTCCAAAAAtgtcaagtgttagttgctcagtcgtgactgagtctctgcaaccccaccaggaagcccaccaggcgtctctatccatggattctccaggcaagaatactggggtgggttgccattcccttccccagaggatcttcctcatccagggatcaaacccaggtctccctcactgcaggcagattctttaccatctgaaccaccagggaaggcatttCCAATGACCTGTTTTATTTAAACTTCTCATGCAGTGTTTGTGGGTCCTGACAGTGTTCCCTTTCACACAGGTGCTCAGCACTGTGTCATGTCTATTGTTCCAACATGCAAgccatcatttttattctttgtataAGCTCTTTCTGAACTATTTTAGAGGACAGTGAGTATATTCTTGGGAGGATAGATGGACTGGTCTTATTGGGAGAAATGCATCAGAGATTGCAGATTTATCTTGCATCTTTAGTTTCTCCCAGAAATACATCTCTGCATTTAGCACAAAAGCAGTGGAGTGTGACACCAGCACAGTGTGACTTTGACTAAATTCCATCTTCCTGCCAAAATGGCTCCTAAGTAGTGTCAAGTTTAGtgaattttcaaaaaatgaagccAATCCTAAGTGCTTGTCAGTCCATTGTAACCTTTCTATGGTTCCCCAGCCTCAGGCCTTCATGAAGGCAGCTCAAGTCCTGCGTTTGGCTGAGTGATTGGATGGGTAGAGAAGACGGAAGGACAGATGGAAGCCTCCTTTGAACCACACAGATACTAGGAAGTGTTATTATATGCATTCTACATGCTGACCTTCTTTTACTTTTATGTCTCACCTCAAGATTGTGAATCCCCTCCTGTCATTGCCCATGGACAAAGTAAAATAGTCTCTAAATTATTTGCATTTGAACACCAAGCTGTATATGAATGTGATGAAGGGTACATCCTGGTTGGAGCGAAAGAACTCTCCTGCACGTCTTCAGGCTGGTCACCTGAGGTCCCTCAGTGTAAAGGTAACTCTGGCTCCCTCTTCATTttagggggggggggtgggactATCATCAAAGGATTGAGAGCACAGTTTCTTTCCTGTGAGAGACAGCAAAAAAACCATTTGATTtgatttattgaaaataattacTATGGTCTGATGGTATCCAAAGCAAAAAGTACAGAGGGCACACAGAACATTAATATCCCTTTCTTTTCCCAGGTACAAAATTCAGCCTTTGTTAGGCAACTCCATTTCCCAGTTTCTTGTATAATTCCAGAAATAGTCTACAGATGGTACATTCTATCTGCATGTAGCTGTGGCCTGCAGCaaaattttcatgaaaagttGGTCTAGAATGTAAGCCCTAGTGGACTAATGCCAAGCATTGTGAAATCACAAGTATTTCCATCAGTGCCAGTGCAGGGCACCAGCTGCTCACAATGTAGCTGTGTGGTGAGGGACTCCTAATTTTCCAGCTGTTATGGGGACAAGAGGTCAAAATGAAGTCTGATTATTGCATGCACACAGGTTTAATATCATTTCATCATCAACAGCTTCAGGGATAAGATTTGCCATCATCGTCTCCTTTGCACACAGGAGAATAATAAGCAAGAGGGAAAATTTTTCATCTATTGTCTTACAGGAATCAAGATACAAGAGACAACTGATTTGATAGTTGAAGATCTGGGGTCACATGCccctttttttggagaaggcaatggcaccccactccagtactcttgcctggaaaatcccatggacggaggagcctggtaggctgcagtccatggggtcgctaagagtcggacacgactgagagacttccctttcacttttcactttcatgcattggagaaggaaatggcgacccactccagtgttcttgcctggagaatcccagggacgggggagcctggtgggctgctgtctatggagtcacacagagtcgaacacgactgaagcaacttagcagcattagCAGCCCTTTTTATATTGTCAGgctatttaaaattgttatatatCCTTCAGCaagccacttaacctctctgtatcTCACTTTCTCTTAGATAGAATAGTGAGACTTAAATAAGATGATCACATAAAGATCTACCCCAAAGTCTGATAAAGTAAAGTACTATCccaatgctcaataaatatgctgctgctgctgctgctaagttgcttcagtcgtgtccgactctgtgcaaccccatagatggaagcccaccaggctcccccgttcctgggattctccaggcaagaacactggagtgggttgccatttccttctccaatgcatgaaagtgaaaagtgaaagggaagtcgctcagtcgtgtccgactcttagcgacttcatggactacagcctaccaggcccctccatccatgggattttccaggcaagagtactggagtggggtgccattgccttctttgaataaatatgctaatgaatattatttttcttctcaagaTTACAAAAAAGGTAAAACATTTAGCAACACTTAAATACAGTTCATTCTTAGTACCCTAGGCTTGCATGTTTTTTCTTAGACCTGTGGATTGCTTAAAGTTATGTTTCCATTGCAGCACTGTGTCTGAAACCAGAGATAGAATATGGAAGGTTATCTGTGGAGAAGGTTAGATATGTTGAACCTGAAAGAATTACTATCCAGTGTGAGTCTGGCTATAATTTGGTTGGTTCTGAAAATATCACTTGCTCAGAGGACAGAACCTGGTACCCGGAGGTGCCCAAGTGTGAGTGGGTAAGTCACACAATTTGAGGTAATTTTTGTTTTACTAAACCCCAAAGCACTGTCCTGCCAGCGAAGGTGGTACCTAACTTGtcaagattcattcattcaaaggaACTCTCATTTTCGCTTTGGAGTCTTCTGGTCTGATAGGAGATGCAAAGTTTTCCTCCTCTCACTTGTGAGCAGGGAAAACGGAGCCCCTTTGGAGTGGAGGGTCTCAGACCTGGTAGTACTGACTCCCAACTTTTCTAGAAGATTTGATATACTCTTGTCCCATTTCTGGATGGACAGCAGTAATGTCTGTTCCCACAGAAGCCTTCTGGGAGGCTGTCTCAGAGCAGAGTTATATTCCTCTCAGGAAGATGATGGTGGGAAGCAAGGTGTTTCTGGTTTTCCTGCTCCCCCACCAGTCCTGGGGTGTGTCTTGGTCCTGAATCTGTAACCCTGCCTGTTTCCACATGAACTGTGCCCCCTAACAATCGGGAGAGAAGTCTTTCAAGCATACTCATCATGTGTTTCTCCTTTAGGAGTATCCTGAAGGCTGTGAGCAAGTAGTCACAGGCAGGAAACTCTTGCAGTGCCTCTCAAGGCCAGAGGAGGTGAAATTGGCCCTGGAAGTGTACAAGCTGTCCCTGGAGATTGCACTCCTGGAGCTTCAGATAGAGAAGCCAAAGGACACCTCTTAGTGGTAATCACTGTAATATTTctcaagagagagaggaaaacgtTTCTTGCTGCCTTCATTCCAATATGGATCACCTCAGTTAATCACTTTTACCATCTCTTTTACACCACAAATTGTGGTAATAATTATCTAGAAAGGataattttgttaatatttagtGCTTTGAGATTGTGGAGATTTTGATGACTTTCTGACTCATGTTTTCGCTTTTCTGGACACAGAGtacacattttttaattaaaaaattagcatATCCAACATCATTCtgtctttgtgtttaattttgtaaaataaggtctgtgaacacacacatacctgaAGTTGATATGTTTGTTTTACTGTCGGGATCTTGGACGTAGGGACTTGTGTTCACAGCAGTACATTTCCATGGATTGCCTTTACTCCACAGTTCCATATATATAGGTTACTCAGGAGCTCAATATTTAGATTAAACATCAACACACCCCAAAATTCTTGTCCACTGTCCACACTTTGAGGCAGTCAAGTCCTTTTGTGAGCCCCCATGTGCTTGGCCTCTGCATCAGTCATGATCCCTCTTGGCTTTTGCCTTACAGGAAGGGGATTCTTGTCTGTCTTGGTCTCCTGACCCTTTCCTCAGAACAGACTCTGAAAGCCTGGTGAGTGGAATCCCGCCTGGCAGCCATATTTGTGCTCCCAAATCCTCAAAGTGATTGGTCCCATTTTCCTTATTAGAAGTGTTAAAATGGCTCGAGCAACCACCCCCCACATGAGAAGATGCCCTGTGTCAATCACCCTTATATCTTGGGGTGTTTGGAGGTTtttattctttgcatttatcacttttCTCAACTCTTGCATCCTCTGAAATCTCTCTCCTACTCATATCTTGGCTCCTTGTCCCATCTATTTTGTACATAGAACTCTATGGGGAATGTAGGCCTCATTGGTTTAACTTTCCCAAGTGTACTACAATCAGGCAAAGTTGTATAGCAGGCTTTCCCTAACCCTTAGATGCTAGAGAGGATCTTGAATGGTTATAGAAACCTACTTAATAGAGAAGGTGTTTATTCATTGTCTTAAAAGCTGTCACCTGCTCCTGCTACTAGGAATTATTTTGGCTGATATTTATTTTGGTTCTCGTGAGCCACAGACTTGTGAGTGTCTAGTTTCTGATCTGAGAAAGCACTGTGAGAGAAAGGTAGTGATATGGGGAAGGGAAGACAGCCTAAAGAGGCAGCAAGTTTGAGGGGATCATTGTTGTTGCTAACAGGACTTACACTATGCCGAGTGCCTTCTGAACATGTATGGAACAAAACTGAGAACCTGCTCCTGATGATTGAGATTtgaggagttttaaaaaaaattctagttgGAATATAGCtggtttacaatgttttgttaatttcaggtgtatagcaaagtgattcagttatacatgtagatatatatatgtatctatttatatctGTTTCTATCTATACAGATATGTATTTCTCTgtatcagtttcttttcttttataggttgttaaaaaataatgaatatagtttcctgtgccatacaatatgtccttgttggttatctattttatatatcagtttagttcagtcactcagtcctgtccgactctttccaatgccatggactgcaacatgccaggcttccctgtccatcaccaactcccagagcttgctcaaactcatgtccattgagtcagtgatgccattcaatcatctcattctctctcatggccttctcctcctgccttcaatctttcccagcctcagggtctattccagtgagtcacttcttggCATCGTGTGGCTGAAGTattcaagcttcagcttcagcatcagtccttccaatgaatattcaggactgacttcctttaggattgactagtttgatttccttgctgtccaagggactctcaagagtcttctctaacaccacagttcaaaagcatcaattcttcagtgctcagctttctttatagtccaaatctcacatctgtacatgactactggaaaaaccacagctttgactagacagacctttgtctgcgaagtaatgtctctgctttttaatatgctgtccaagttggtcatagcttttcttccaaggagcagtttagttcagttcagttcagtcgctcagtaaccccatgaatcgcagcacgccaggcctccctatccatcaccaactcccagagttcactcagactcacatccaaggagcaagcatcttttaatttcatggttgcagtcaccatctgcagtgactttggagtccaagaaaataaagtctgatactcttTCCATTGTTCCCTCATCTACTTGCtgtgaagtgaagggaccagatgccatgatcttagctttttgaatgttgagctttaaaccagctttttcactctcctctttcactttcagcaagaggctgtttagttcctctttactttctcccataaaggtgatgtcatctgaggttattgatatttctcctggcaatcttgattccagcttgtgcttcatccagcctggtgttttgcatgatatattctgcatagaagttaaataagcagggtgacaacatatagctttgagattctcctttcccaattttgaaccagtctgttgttccatgtctggttctaactgttgcttcttgacctgcgtgcagatttctcagaggcaggtaaggtattcccatcttttgaaggactttccagtttgctgtgatccacacagtcaaaggctttggcgtagtcaatgaagcagaagtagaagtttttctggaattctcttgctttttctatgatctgatggatgttggcaatttgatctctggttcctctgtttttcctaaatccagcttgaacatctgataATTCTCAgtccatgtactgttgaaacctttcttggagaattttgagcattactttgctagcatgtgagatgagtgcaattgtgtttgagcattctttggcattgcctttctttgggattggaatgaaaactggccttttccagtcctgtggccactgctgagttttcaaaatttgctggcatattgagtgcagcccttttacagcatcatcttttaggacctgaaatagctcagctggaattccatcacctccactgctgctgctgctgctgctaagtcgcttcagtcgtgtctgactctgtgcgaccccatagacggcagcccacgaggctcccccgtccctgggattctccaggcaagaacactggagtgggttgccatttccttcttcgatgcatgaaagtgaaaagtgaaagtgaagtctctcagtcatgtccgactggtAGCGACCCcttgcactgcagcctaccaggctcctcctcccacaggattttccaggcaagagtactggagttggatgccattgccttctctgtcacctccactagctttgttcatagtgattcttcctaaggcccacttgacttcacattccaggatgtctggctgtagatgagtgattataccatcgtggtcatctgggtcattaagatctttttcgtatagttctgtgtgttcttgcaacctcttcttaatgtcttctgcttctgtttctgtcttttattttgtccatctttgcatgaaatgttccctttgtatctctgattttcttgaagagatctctggtctttcccattctgttgttttcctctatttctttgcactgatcactgaggaaggctttcttatctctccttgcttttctctggaactctgcattcaggtgaatatatctttccttttctcctttgccttttgcttctcttcttttctcagcattcgtaaggcctcctcagacaaccgttttgcctttttgcatttctttctcttggggatggtctcgatcacagcctcctgtacaatgttacaaacctctgtccatagttcttcaggcattctgtctatcagatctagtcccttgaatctatttgtcacttccactgtgtaatcatatgggatttgatttaggtcatacctgaatggtctagtggttttccttactttcttcaatttaagtctgagttatatatagtagtatgtgtatgttaatttcaggctcctaatttatccctcacaCCTCCTtctcttttggtaaccataaatttgctttctgtgtttgtgtgtttctttttgttctgcttataagttaatttgtataaatctttttcagatttcccatataagtgatatcatatgatatttgtctttttctgtctggcttatttcacttagtattataatctctaagtccatccatgttgctacaaatggcattattttatttttctatggctgagtactattccattatataaatataccaaatctttatcaattcatctgtcaatggatatttagtttgcttccaggtcttggctgttgtgaacagtgcaacaatgaatattggggtgaattagtctttttgaattatgattttctctagatatatgtccaggaatgAGATTGCAGGAttatatacacagaaatctggTGCCtctgtatactaacaatgaaaaatcagaaagagaaatgaaggataCAACCTCACttattgcatcaaaaagaataaaacacctatGAATAAATCTATCTAAGGAAGGACAAGATCTGTACTATGAAAACTATAATCACtgccaaaaagaataaaagatgacataaactGAAGGAAAGATATATTTTTGGATTGGATGAATCAATATTGATtgtactacccaaggcaatctctATATTCGATGAAATCCCCATCAAATTACCAGGGTCATTTTTCAtaaaactagaacaaaacattttaaaatttatatggaaacacaaaagaccccaaatagccaaagc is drawn from Bubalus kerabau isolate K-KA32 ecotype Philippines breed swamp buffalo chromosome 5, PCC_UOA_SB_1v2, whole genome shotgun sequence and contains these coding sequences:
- the LOC129652802 gene encoding C4b-binding protein alpha chain-like, encoding MSPKLQRIFPALCLLGILSLLHCPPVLCDCESPPVIAHGQSKIVSKLFAFEHQAVYECDEGYILVGAKELSCTSSGWSPEVPQCKALCLKPEIEYGRLSVEKVRYVEPERITIQCESGYNLVGSENITCSEDRTWYPEVPKCEWEYPEGCEQVVTGRKLLQCLSRPEEVKLALEVYKLSLEIALLELQIEKPKDTS